The genome window GCGTCCGCATGTTCGTGGTGTTGCTATGAATCCAATTGATCACCCGCATGGTGGTGGTGAAGGTCGTACGTCGGGTGGTCGTCATCCCGTATCTCCTTGGGGTAAGCCTACAAAAGGTAAGCGTACGCGCTCCAACAAAGCCACTGATAAGTTTATTATGCGTTCGCGTCATCAGCGCAAGAAATGAGAAAGGTAGTTTAAGGTGGTTCGTTCAGTTTGGAAAGGTCCGTTTGTTGACGGCTATCTTCTTGGGAAAGCAGAAAAAGTTCGTGCGAGTGGACGTAATGAAGTTATTAAGATTTGGAGTCGTCGTTCTACTATTTTGCCACAATTTGTTGGTTTGACCTTTGGTGTTTATAATGGCAATAAGCATATTCCGGTTTCTGTGTCAGAAGAGATGGTGGGGCATAAATTTGGAGAATTTTCTCCTACTCGAACTTATTATGGGCACGGTGCAGATAAGAAAGCGAAAAGGAAATAATAGTAATGGGTAAGGCTAAACTTTTGCGCCAGCTTAAAGATAATGAGGCGAAGGCTGTTACTCGGACTATTCGTGTTAGTCCGCAGAAGCTCAATCTGGTTGCGGCGATGATTCGTGGTAAAAAGGTTAGTGTGGCGCTAGCTGATTTAACGTTTTCGCGCAAGCGTATTGCTCAAACAGTCAGAAAAACTCTTGAGTCTGCAATTGCTAATGCAGAAAATAATCATGATCTTGATATTGACTTGTTAGTTGTTGCAGAAGCGTATATTGGAAGGTCGGTTGTGATGAAGCGCTTTCATGTTCGTGGGCGTGGACGTTCTAGTCGTGTTGAGCATCCATTTTCGCACCTTACTATTGTTGTTCGTGAAGTTACTGAAAGAGGGAAGGCTGCATAATGGGTCAGAAGATCAATCCAATAGGATTTCGTCTTGGAGTTAACCGGACTTGGGATTCGCGCTGGTATGCTAATAGTGGTGAATATGGGCGTCTTTTGCATGAAGACTTAAAGATTCGGTTATATGTTACGGAAGAGTTAAAGCAGGCGGCTATATCTAAGGTTGTTATTGAGCGTCCTCATAAAAAGTGTCGTGTAACAATCCATTCAGCGCGGCCTGGCCTTATTATTGGTAAGAAAGGTGCTGATATTGAAAAGCTTCGTCGTAAACTTTCTGATATGACAAGTGCAGAGACTTCGCTTAATATCGTCGAGATTCGTAAACCTGAGGTTGATGCTATAATTATCGCGCAGTCAATTGCTCAACAACTTGAACGTCGAGTTTCTTTTCGTCGGGCCATGAAGCGTGCGATGCAGTCAGCTATGCGTCTTGGGGCGGAAGGCATTCGTATCAATTGTTCGGGTCGTTTGGGTGGTGCTGAAATTGCTCGCATGGAGTGGTATCGTGAAGGTCGTGTTCCACTTCATACTTTACGTGCTGATGTTGATTACGGTACGGCAGAAGCTAAAACGGCTTATGGTATTTGTGGCGTTAAGGTTTGGGTTTTTAAAGGAGAGATCCTTGAACATGATCCGATGGCTTCGGAGAGTCGTTCTATGGAAAGTGACAATTCCGGGACTTCATCGAATCGTAGACGTGAAAGTGCTTAGTTTTTGATTAGATTAGGGTGTGGAGTAAGAGATAATGTTGCAGCCAAAGCGTACAAAGTTTCGTAAGCAGTTCAAAGGGCGCATTCATGGGGCTTCAAAAGGTGGTACGGATTTGAATTTTGGTTCTTATGGTTTAAAGGCCGTTGAGCCTGAGCGTATTACTGCTCGTCAAATTGAGGCTGCACGTCGTGCTATTACCCGTTGTATGAAACGTTCTGGACGTGTGTGGATTCGTATTTTCCCGGATTTACCGGTTACCTCTAAACCGACAGAGGTTCGTATGGGTAAGGGTAAGGGTAGTGTTGATTACTGGGCAGCACGTGTTGCACCCGGGCGTGTTATGTTTGAGCTTGGCGGTGTTTCTGAGGATGTGGCGCGTGAAGCGCTAAGGTTGGG of Bartonella ancashensis contains these proteins:
- the rpsS gene encoding 30S ribosomal protein S19, which produces MVRSVWKGPFVDGYLLGKAEKVRASGRNEVIKIWSRRSTILPQFVGLTFGVYNGNKHIPVSVSEEMVGHKFGEFSPTRTYYGHGADKKAKRK
- the rplV gene encoding 50S ribosomal protein L22, whose amino-acid sequence is MGKAKLLRQLKDNEAKAVTRTIRVSPQKLNLVAAMIRGKKVSVALADLTFSRKRIAQTVRKTLESAIANAENNHDLDIDLLVVAEAYIGRSVVMKRFHVRGRGRSSRVEHPFSHLTIVVREVTERGKAA
- the rpsC gene encoding 30S ribosomal protein S3 — translated: MGQKINPIGFRLGVNRTWDSRWYANSGEYGRLLHEDLKIRLYVTEELKQAAISKVVIERPHKKCRVTIHSARPGLIIGKKGADIEKLRRKLSDMTSAETSLNIVEIRKPEVDAIIIAQSIAQQLERRVSFRRAMKRAMQSAMRLGAEGIRINCSGRLGGAEIARMEWYREGRVPLHTLRADVDYGTAEAKTAYGICGVKVWVFKGEILEHDPMASESRSMESDNSGTSSNRRRESA
- the rplP gene encoding 50S ribosomal protein L16 yields the protein MLQPKRTKFRKQFKGRIHGASKGGTDLNFGSYGLKAVEPERITARQIEAARRAITRCMKRSGRVWIRIFPDLPVTSKPTEVRMGKGKGSVDYWAARVAPGRVMFELGGVSEDVAREALRLGAAKLPIKTRFVQRIAE